A region from the Bacteroidota bacterium genome encodes:
- a CDS encoding AAA family ATPase, which yields MRAHIRSRGARSIENALAHYPAWAQEMAQRYLSKTIGHFILHGNVRDLVPMRTGRSWTYVPLAEFLAQDVFAGRDLVLFYDRGSGVRFRTSQEQLDFRRALAGFDARYGTSYSQRPPREPGLLLPLLEHYFRLRLGEGKRIACILDFAETLVPNTELSGHSPEERATLVLLQRWASDPLFLEADFTLVLLTENLADLARPLVRSPHHATIPIPFPDEAERLRFIRRFPRARSLRRYARLSIEALAELTAGLRLEHIRQLLADAIENRRPITPETLRERKKAIIEAEAYGLLEFVETPYTLDMVAGHRAVKELLRQAAQALRAGRRDVLPMGYLITGPVGTGKSFLISCFAGEIGIPMVKLRNFRSQWQGVTEGNLEKILRLLEAMSPVAVLIDEADAFLGDRREEGDSGVSRRVFAMIASFMSDTTHRGRILWFLLTARPDLMPVDLKRQGRAEEHLALFYPQNAEEREELFWGLVRKTGATFVGRIPGRLLDGSIALSGADMEALLVRAKFLAASRGQEAIDETLLEEVMADFLSPAYPLEIELQTLVAVLECTRRSLLPEAYREADREALLRRVRKLKQLLGE from the coding sequence ATGCGCGCGCACATCCGCTCTCGCGGCGCCCGTTCGATTGAAAACGCCCTAGCGCACTATCCGGCATGGGCCCAGGAGATGGCCCAGCGGTACCTCAGCAAAACGATCGGCCACTTTATCCTGCACGGCAATGTGCGCGATCTGGTGCCGATGCGCACCGGGCGCTCATGGACATACGTACCGCTTGCGGAGTTTCTGGCGCAAGACGTTTTCGCAGGCCGCGATCTGGTCCTGTTCTACGACCGGGGTTCCGGGGTGCGCTTTCGCACAAGCCAAGAGCAACTGGACTTTCGCCGGGCCCTGGCCGGATTCGACGCTCGCTACGGCACCTCTTACAGCCAACGGCCGCCTCGTGAGCCCGGCCTCCTACTGCCCCTGTTGGAGCACTACTTTCGGCTGCGACTTGGGGAGGGCAAACGGATCGCTTGCATCCTGGATTTTGCGGAAACGCTCGTGCCCAACACCGAGCTCTCCGGGCATTCCCCCGAGGAGCGGGCCACGCTGGTCTTGCTGCAGCGTTGGGCAAGCGATCCGCTTTTCCTGGAGGCCGATTTTACGCTCGTCCTGCTTACGGAGAACCTAGCGGACCTGGCGCGCCCCCTTGTGCGAAGCCCGCACCATGCGACAATCCCCATACCCTTTCCCGACGAGGCCGAAAGGCTGCGCTTTATCCGCCGTTTTCCGCGCGCTCGGTCGCTAAGACGCTATGCCCGGCTGTCGATAGAAGCGCTGGCTGAGCTTACGGCCGGATTGCGCCTGGAGCACATCCGCCAACTATTGGCCGACGCGATCGAAAACAGACGCCCGATCACCCCGGAGACCCTGCGCGAGCGCAAAAAAGCGATCATCGAGGCCGAGGCTTACGGGCTGCTCGAGTTCGTCGAGACGCCCTACACCCTCGACATGGTAGCCGGCCATAGAGCCGTCAAGGAGCTCCTGCGCCAGGCCGCTCAGGCCCTGCGCGCCGGCAGGCGCGATGTGCTGCCCATGGGATATCTCATTACCGGTCCTGTGGGCACAGGCAAGAGCTTTCTTATCAGCTGCTTTGCCGGGGAAATCGGCATACCCATGGTCAAGCTGCGCAACTTCCGCTCCCAATGGCAGGGGGTCACCGAGGGGAACCTGGAGAAGATTCTGCGCCTGCTGGAGGCCATGAGCCCGGTGGCCGTGCTCATCGACGAAGCAGACGCCTTCCTGGGAGATCGACGCGAAGAGGGCGATAGCGGCGTCTCCCGGCGCGTGTTTGCGATGATCGCCTCCTTTATGAGCGACACGACGCATCGAGGCCGAATCCTGTGGTTCTTGCTGACGGCCCGCCCAGATCTTATGCCCGTAGATCTAAAACGGCAAGGGCGCGCCGAAGAGCACCTAGCCCTTTTTTATCCCCAAAACGCCGAAGAACGCGAGGAGCTCTTCTGGGGGCTGGTGCGCAAAACGGGAGCTACCTTCGTAGGCCGCATCCCCGGGCGGCTGCTCGACGGCTCCATAGCCTTGTCGGGGGCCGATATGGAGGCGCTTCTGGTGCGGGCGAAGTTTCTGGCGGCCAGCCGGGGGCAGGAGGCGATCGATGAAACGCTGCTAGAGGAGGTAATGGCCGATTTCCTGTCGCCCGCCTATCCGTTGGAAATCGAACTACAGACGCTCGTGGCCGTACTGGAGTGCACCCGACGCTCCCTGCTGCCCGAGGCATATCGAGAGGCAGACCGCGAGGCGCTTCTACGCCGCGTGCGGAAGCTAAAACAGCTGCTCGGCGAATAG
- a CDS encoding M28 family metallopeptidase: MRTRLALVLLGALVGSAGAQGLPSASEVGHELLRYVRALEGKSGAERRQVILSYLKSWAVPYRLQPFDTVLARTSDTLRGVNVIVSMGPAKRPAWIVGAHYDAAAGSPGANDNATGVAVLLGLIRFFHGRPLQEPIAFHFYDLEEQGLLGSAHYVRSAERGEIRAMLNLDVVGEGEEIYVGPVGGGDDDWILPRLRRAVQGELFPLRERAFYPHSDHASFARAGLENLSLSIVPRGDADRLAAWAQGRRSGASPRVLRRLHRASDRSAHLRSEALGTAWRVVAKALWMWTTSAGRPDLE; the protein is encoded by the coding sequence ATGCGGACTCGGTTGGCCCTGGTGCTGCTGGGCGCGCTGGTCGGATCGGCGGGGGCGCAGGGGCTTCCGTCGGCCTCGGAGGTCGGTCATGAGCTGCTGCGCTACGTGCGGGCCTTAGAGGGCAAAAGCGGTGCCGAGCGCCGGCAGGTGATCCTTTCGTATCTGAAGTCCTGGGCTGTGCCCTATCGGCTGCAGCCTTTCGATACCGTGCTGGCCCGCACCTCCGATACGCTGCGGGGCGTAAACGTGATCGTGTCCATGGGTCCGGCCAAGCGGCCTGCGTGGATCGTGGGTGCCCACTACGACGCCGCGGCTGGATCTCCAGGGGCCAATGACAACGCCACGGGGGTGGCCGTGCTGCTGGGGCTTATCCGGTTTTTCCATGGACGTCCGCTTCAGGAGCCCATAGCGTTTCACTTTTACGACCTCGAGGAGCAAGGCCTGCTGGGTTCGGCCCACTACGTGCGCTCGGCTGAACGCGGTGAGATCCGGGCCATGCTCAACCTCGACGTAGTGGGAGAGGGGGAGGAGATCTACGTGGGACCTGTAGGAGGCGGGGACGACGATTGGATTCTGCCCCGCCTGCGCCGTGCGGTGCAGGGTGAGCTTTTTCCGCTTCGGGAGCGCGCCTTTTATCCTCACTCGGACCACGCCTCCTTTGCTCGGGCCGGCTTGGAGAACCTTTCGCTCTCTATCGTGCCTCGGGGGGATGCCGATCGGCTGGCGGCCTGGGCCCAGGGGCGGCGTTCGGGCGCAAGCCCGCGCGTGCTCAGGCGCCTGCACAGGGCCTCGGATCGCAGCGCGCATCTGCGCTCTGAAGCCCTGGGCACGGCCTGGCGAGTGGTCGCCAAGGCCCTGTGGATGTGGACCACCTCGGCAGGGCGCCCAGATCTCGAATAG
- a CDS encoding dihydroorotate dehydrogenase codes for MPLASEAAPAVRTEVDLGRGLRLKNRVLVASGTFAYADTVGELVDVSRLGGVVTKAISLEPREGNPPPRIVEVPGGLLNAIGLANVGARAFVRDKLPRLRQLDTAIVVNVVGFCVEDYVRLVRFLDEHEGIDAYEVNLSCPNVKEGGACFADDPMMTRQVVRALRPVTDRHLMIKLSPNVARIGQIARICEEEGADSVSLINTLVGMAVDVRTRRPKLANVTGGYSGPAIKPVALAKVWEAYRAVRIPIIGIGGIMSAEDALEFLLVGAQAVQVGTGTFVIPDLAVRIVEGMEAYARSEGLRDIGELVGALRI; via the coding sequence ATGCCCTTGGCCTCTGAAGCCGCCCCCGCTGTGCGCACGGAGGTGGACCTGGGCCGCGGGCTGCGGCTCAAAAACCGCGTCCTGGTCGCAAGCGGCACCTTCGCCTACGCCGATACGGTGGGAGAGCTCGTGGACGTGTCTCGGCTGGGCGGGGTCGTCACGAAGGCCATCAGCCTAGAGCCCCGAGAGGGCAATCCGCCTCCTCGGATCGTCGAGGTTCCAGGCGGCTTGCTGAACGCAATTGGGCTGGCGAACGTCGGCGCGCGGGCTTTTGTGCGGGACAAGCTGCCGCGTCTGCGCCAGCTTGATACGGCCATTGTGGTCAACGTGGTGGGCTTTTGTGTGGAGGACTACGTACGGCTTGTGCGCTTTTTGGATGAACATGAGGGCATCGACGCCTATGAGGTCAACCTTTCTTGCCCGAATGTTAAGGAAGGGGGGGCTTGCTTCGCCGACGATCCCATGATGACGCGCCAGGTTGTGCGCGCGCTGCGGCCCGTCACAGACCGGCATCTCATGATCAAGCTCAGCCCCAATGTGGCCCGCATCGGGCAGATAGCGCGCATCTGCGAAGAGGAGGGGGCCGATTCGGTTTCGCTTATCAACACGCTGGTCGGTATGGCCGTCGACGTGCGCACCCGCAGGCCTAAGCTGGCCAACGTAACGGGCGGCTACTCGGGACCCGCCATCAAGCCCGTCGCCCTGGCCAAGGTGTGGGAGGCCTACAGGGCTGTGCGCATCCCGATTATCGGAATCGGGGGCATTATGAGCGCAGAGGACGCGCTTGAGTTTTTACTTGTAGGCGCTCAGGCCGTGCAAGTCGGCACGGGCACCTTTGTGATTCCGGATCTGGCCGTGCGCATCGTCGAGGGCATGGAGGCGTACGCTCGCAGCGAAGGCCTGCGCGATATCGGCGAACTGGTGGGAGCGCTGCGGATCTAG
- a CDS encoding dihydroorotate dehydrogenase electron transfer subunit, with the protein MRDVSARLLENERIGPRLCLLRLEAPEIAARALPGQFVAVRAAEGFFPLLRRPMSICAVEDSSLLLLVKVVGVGTRLLYEAEPGAHLHLLGPLGRPFEVEGDFEVAVLFGGGVGVAPLVFLERELRRRGRRVCTLLGARTASELVLRHLEDPFVATEDGSAGLRGTVLDLWRIRLQGHIRGRMKWFSCGPLAMLRALAWESQAGGWEHEVALETPMGCGFGVCQGCVVPLRGPRPRYGLACMEGPVFKAQEVNWDALGL; encoded by the coding sequence ATGCGGGACGTATCGGCTCGGCTTTTGGAAAACGAGCGCATAGGCCCCCGGCTTTGTCTGCTGCGCCTTGAAGCCCCTGAAATTGCCGCCCGGGCCCTTCCCGGTCAGTTTGTGGCCGTGCGCGCAGCCGAGGGTTTCTTTCCGCTTCTCAGACGGCCCATGAGCATATGCGCCGTGGAGGACTCATCCCTGCTGCTCTTGGTCAAGGTCGTGGGGGTCGGAACCCGCCTGCTTTACGAGGCCGAGCCCGGAGCGCACCTGCACCTATTGGGCCCCCTGGGGCGACCCTTTGAGGTAGAGGGGGACTTCGAGGTGGCGGTGCTTTTCGGCGGGGGTGTTGGCGTGGCCCCGTTGGTGTTCCTCGAGCGGGAGCTGCGACGCCGAGGTCGTCGGGTGTGCACGCTCCTGGGGGCGCGCACGGCCTCGGAGCTGGTGCTTCGCCATCTTGAGGATCCCTTCGTGGCCACCGAGGACGGCTCTGCGGGCCTTCGGGGCACGGTGCTCGATTTGTGGCGGATCCGGCTGCAAGGTCATATCCGAGGCCGGATGAAGTGGTTCTCCTGCGGACCCTTGGCCATGCTACGCGCCCTAGCTTGGGAAAGCCAAGCCGGGGGCTGGGAACACGAAGTGGCCTTGGAGACGCCCATGGGCTGCGGCTTTGGCGTCTGTCAGGGCTGTGTGGTGCCCCTTCGGGGGCCTAGGCCCCGCTACGGGCTTGCCTGCATGGAGGGGCCCGTTTTCAAGGCCCAGGAGGTGAACTGGGATGCCCTTGGCCTCTGA